Proteins encoded in a region of the Salipiger sp. CCB-MM3 genome:
- a CDS encoding MaoC family dehydratase produces the protein MAKTNPGRFFEDYSIGQVIDHAVPRTVSGGERALYHALYPARHALYSSDEFARSVGLPASPLDDLAAFHIVFGKTVPDVSLNAVANLGYAEGRWLKPIYAGDTLRSSSEVIGLKQNSNGKSGVVYVRTRGTNQRGETVLDYCRWVMVRKKNIDAPAPETVLPDLKTVLAPEDLVIPEGLDFTNYDFTLAGEPHRWGDYEIGEQIDHVDGVTIEEAEHMLATRLWQNTAKVHFDATFREDGKRLIYGGHVISMARALSFNGLANAQMIVGLNGGAHANPCFAGDTIKVWSEVLDRAETAAPGVGALRLRLVATKGGAPFALKGEDGKYRPEVLLDLDYWALIPR, from the coding sequence ATGGCCAAGACCAACCCCGGACGGTTCTTCGAGGATTACAGCATCGGGCAGGTCATCGACCACGCCGTGCCGCGCACCGTCTCGGGCGGGGAGAGAGCGCTTTATCACGCGCTCTACCCGGCCCGGCATGCGCTTTACTCCTCGGATGAGTTTGCCCGGAGCGTTGGTCTGCCCGCATCGCCGCTGGATGATCTGGCGGCCTTCCATATCGTCTTTGGCAAGACCGTGCCGGATGTCTCGCTCAACGCCGTGGCCAATCTTGGCTATGCCGAGGGGCGCTGGCTGAAGCCAATCTATGCCGGAGACACGCTGCGGTCCTCGTCCGAGGTGATCGGGCTCAAGCAGAACTCGAACGGCAAATCGGGGGTGGTCTATGTGCGCACCCGTGGCACCAACCAGCGCGGCGAGACCGTGCTGGACTATTGCCGCTGGGTGATGGTGCGCAAAAAGAACATAGACGCCCCCGCGCCGGAGACGGTGCTGCCGGACCTCAAGACGGTGCTGGCCCCCGAAGATCTGGTGATCCCAGAGGGGCTCGACTTTACGAATTACGATTTCACCCTCGCGGGCGAGCCGCACCGCTGGGGCGATTACGAGATCGGCGAGCAGATCGACCACGTCGATGGGGTGACCATCGAGGAGGCCGAGCACATGCTGGCGACGCGGCTGTGGCAGAACACCGCCAAGGTGCATTTCGACGCCACTTTCCGCGAAGACGGCAAGCGGCTGATCTACGGCGGGCATGTGATCTCCATGGCGCGGGCGCTGAGCTTCAACGGGCTGGCGAATGCGCAAATGATCGTCGGGCTCAACGGGGGCGCGCATGCAAACCCTTGTTTTGCGGGCGATACCATCAAGGTCTGGTCCGAGGTGCTGGACCGCGCCGAGACCGCCGCGCCGGGTGTCGGCGCGCTGCGGCTGCGGCTGGTCGCAACCAAGGGCGGGGCGCCGTTCGCGCTGAAGGGCGAGGATGGAAAATACCGCCCTGAGGTGCTTCTGGACCTCGATTACTGGGCGCTGATCCCGCGCTGA
- a CDS encoding DUF1737 domain-containing protein codes for MKIYRFLSEDDTSAFCHKVSEALSKGWELHGSPTYAFDSANGVMRCGQAVTKEIDTPYTPDMKLGAQ; via the coding sequence ATGAAAATCTATCGCTTTCTCTCCGAGGACGACACCTCGGCCTTCTGCCACAAGGTCTCTGAGGCGCTGAGCAAAGGCTGGGAACTGCACGGCAGCCCGACTTATGCCTTCGACAGCGCCAATGGCGTCATGCGCTGCGGTCAGGCCGTCACCAAGGAGATCGACACGCCCTACACGCCGGACATGAAGCTGGGAGCGCAGTGA
- a CDS encoding succinate dehydrogenase, hydrophobic membrane anchor protein: MRFLTDRKLAQGLGAGHTGTHHHWNAIITSAALVVLVPLFVITFGLALGSSHEDVLAYFARPFPAIVTALTAVVVILHCKGEIDEALIDYVHGTTGKLLLVAVQALSWAMIAGALFALVKLAL; the protein is encoded by the coding sequence ATGCGATTTCTGACCGACCGCAAACTTGCGCAGGGACTGGGCGCGGGTCACACCGGCACCCACCACCATTGGAACGCTATCATCACCTCGGCCGCGCTGGTGGTGCTTGTTCCGCTCTTCGTCATCACCTTCGGCCTCGCGCTTGGCAGCAGCCACGAGGACGTTCTGGCCTATTTCGCGCGCCCCTTCCCAGCGATCGTCACGGCGCTGACCGCCGTGGTCGTGATCCTACACTGCAAGGGCGAGATTGACGAAGCCCTCATCGACTATGTCCACGGCACGACCGGCAAGCTGCTGCTTGTCGCGGTGCAGGCCCTGTCCTGGGCGATGATTGCGGGCGCGCTCTTCGCGCTGGTGAAACTGGCACTCTGA
- the sdhC gene encoding succinate dehydrogenase, cytochrome b556 subunit, protein MADVNRGSRPLSPFMIGQYYRPQMTSISSIMVRITGIATFGFAFLVVCWLIAAASSPEAFAVVDGILTSFIGDLLMLLATWAIWYHMLGRLRHVIWDLGYLMEVEIATKLGWGMFIGATVLTLLTIIVV, encoded by the coding sequence ATGGCCGATGTGAACCGGGGCAGTCGCCCGCTTTCACCCTTCATGATCGGGCAGTACTACCGCCCCCAGATGACGTCGATCTCTTCCATCATGGTCAGGATCACCGGAATCGCGACATTCGGCTTTGCGTTTCTTGTGGTGTGCTGGCTGATCGCCGCAGCCTCCTCCCCCGAAGCTTTTGCGGTCGTCGATGGCATTCTGACCAGCTTCATCGGTGATCTGCTGATGCTGCTGGCGACTTGGGCAATCTGGTATCACATGCTGGGCCGTCTGCGTCACGTGATCTGGGATCTGGGCTACCTCATGGAAGTCGAGATCGCGACAAAGCTTGGATGGGGCATGTTCATCGGCGCCACCGTGCTGACCCTGCTGACCATCATCGTGGTGTAA